The Pararhizobium sp. IMCC21322 sequence TTCGAAATTCCGACTATATTCATGCGGTGCGCCTGCAGGGGGCAGGGACGTTCCGCATCATCACCAAACACATATGGCCGCTCTGCATTTCATCGCTCATTATCCGCGTGACTCTGGATATGGCCGGCATCATTCTGGTGGCAGCCGGACTTGGCTTCCTGGGCCTTGGGGCGCAGCCACCTTCTCCCGAATGGGGCGCTATGGTGTCTGACGGACGCAAATTCATTCTCGATCACTGGTGGGTGGCAACCATCCCCGGTCTCGCCATCTTCATCGTCAGTCTGGCCTTCAACCTTCTGGGTGATGGTCTGCGTGATGTTCTGGATCCCAAGGAGAGCGGCGAATGAGCGACCCGTCCAAGCCGAACCTTCTGGAAGTCGAGGATCTGTGGGTCCGCTTTCCAACCCGCAGCGGCGTCTTTGACGCTGTGCGTGGCATCTCCTTTTCGCTCGGCAAAGAACGTCTGGGCATTGTCGGGGAAAGCGGCTCTGGCAAATCCATGACCGGTCGCGCCATTCTGCGGCTTATCCGCAAGCCGGGCCGTGTTGAGGCCAAGCGCATTGCACTGGAAGGACAGGACCTCATGTCCCTGTCTGAAAAGGAAATGCGCGCCGTGCGCGGCTATCAGATTTCCATGATCATGCAGGACCCCAAATTCTCGCTGAACCCGGTGCTGAAAGTGGGAAAGCAAATCATGGAAGCCTATCAGGTCCACACAAAGGGCAGCGCCGCTGAAGCACGTCAGAAGACACTGGATATGCTGGAGGCTGTTGCCATTCGTGATCCGGAACGCGTCTTCAATGCCTATCCGCACGAAATGTCCGGCGGCATGGGCCAGCGCGTCATGATTGCCATGATGATGATCCCCGATCCCAAAATCCTGATTGCCGATGAACCAACCTCGGCCCTTGATGTTTCGGTGCAGACACAGGTTCTGGACATTATGGACAAGCTGGTCCGCGACCGCGGCATGGGCCTCATCTTCATCAGCCACGATCTCAATCTGGTTGCCTCATTCTGCGACCGGGCGCTGATCATGTATGGCGGACGCGTTGTGGAAGTCTGCGACGCAGACAAATTGCACGAGGCAAAACACCCCTATACGCGCGGCCTGCTAAATTCGCTGCCCCAGCTGGATAAGCCCCGTGAAAAACTGGAAGTCCTGAAACGTGACCCGGCCTGGCGGGACGAACCAAGCGTCAGTGGTATGTTATGAGCGGGATCATTCTGAAAAATTTGGATGTCTGGTTCGGTCAGGGCGTAAATCGCGTTGATGCGGTGAAGAACGCCAATTTCGCAGTTCCGCTTGGCGAAAGCTTTGGGCTGGTCGGCGAATCCGGCTCCGGTAAATCCACGATCCTGCGTGCCATTACCGGACTTGCAGAAACCTGGAGCGGCGCTATCACCATTGATGGCAAGGCACTGGGTCCAACGCGCGACAGCGAGTTTTACAAAACGGTTCAGATGGTGTTTCAGGATCCTTACGCATCCCTGCATCCACGCCACACTGTCGATCAGGTGTTGAGCGAAACCCTGTCACTGCATGGCTTCGACAATGTTGAAGAGCGCATTGAAAAATTGTTGCTTGATGTCGGGCTTGGCCCCTCATTCCGCTTCCGCTATCCCCATCAATTATCAGGTGGTCAGCGCCAACGCTTGGCCATTGCCCGTGCTTTGGCACCGGAGCCGCGCATTTTGCTTTTGGACGAACCAACATCTGCATTGGACGTGTCGGTTCAGGCTGAAATTCTCAATCTGCTCACCGATCTGCGGGCCAGGCGCGGCCTGACCTTTCTGATGGTCAGCCACGATCTGTCCGTTGTCAGCCATATGTGCAGTCGCATGGCGGTTATGCAACACGGCTATATCGTCGAAATTCTATCGGTGGAAGATATGCGAGCGCAAAATGCGAGCCACGAATACACCCAGCACCTGCTGGCAAGCTCGTTGGGTTTCACACCGTCTGAGGCAGCGCAGTAATCATGCGAAAGGCTGAGGTTCTGGTCCTGGGTGCCGGTATTGTCGGCGTTTCAACGGCGCTGGAGCTGCAACGGCGCGGCATCGGCACAATCCTGATCGACGTCCAGCAGCCCGGCTTGGGTGCATCCTTCGGCAATAGCGGCGTTATTCAACGCGAAGCGGTGCTGCCCTATGCCATGCCCCGCAACGCCCTCACGCTGATCAGCACTATTATGGGCCGCAACACCGCAGCGCGCCTGCATTGGCCTTCCATACCCGCAATGCTGCCTTTTCTGGCCCGCTACTGGTGGCATTCCTCAAAGACACGCCATCATGCTTTGGCCAATCCCTACGCAACGCTGATTGAACGCTGCATGGTTACCTATGAGCGGGCCATGGAGGGCACGGATGCAAAGAAGCTGATGTCACCGGATGGCATTCTGGATGGTTACCGGTCCAGACGGGCTTTTGAAGCTGCGCGCCGTGAAGCGGATTTGATGGCCGAGCGCTTCAATCTGCCCCTGACCCATCTGGAAGGGACAGAGGCCATTCGGCAAGTCCTGCCCCACATCGCCCCGGAATTTTGCGCTGTCACTCAGTATTATCAATCGGTGATCATCAGTGATCCCCATGCATTGCTGATAAAACTGTTCAAGAAATTCAAAAAGCTGGGCGGGCAATTTGCATTGGCGGATGCCATGGATCTGACCCGGACCCAGACCGGCTATAGCGTCCCCGGCAAGGCCCGTCCTCTGGAAGGCACCCATGTGGTCAATGCGCTTGGGGCACATGCTGCATTGCTCAGCGCAAAGTTCGGCCTGAAACTACCGATAGGTCTCAAACGCGGTTATCACATCCACTTTGAACCAGACCCCGACGCACCATTTACCGCCACATTGGCGGATCAGGACTATGGTTATGTCCTGACGCCCAAAGCTGCCGGCATACGGCTCACAACCGGTGCGGAGTTTGCGTCACTTACCACCCCGCCTTCACCGGTTCAGGTCGAGCAGACCGAACCGATTGCACGGAAACTGCACCCTTTGGGCCGCCGACTGGAAACCACGCCCTGGATGGGCAATCGCCCCTGCATGCCGGATATGATGCCTGTCATTGGGCAAATGCCCGACCAGAAAAACCACTGGTGCGCCTTTGGCCATGGCCATCAGGGCCTGACGCTGGGTCCCGTCACAGCGGATATCATCGCAGACGCGATTGAAGGCAAATCCCCGAAACTCAATCTGGAACCGTTTTCACCCAATCGCTTTTGAGCCGCTTTAATGCCCATGCAACGTGCCTTTTGCCATGGCCAGATGATGCGGCTGGTGGTGCGCACCGGTCGCCATAAGACCAAAAAAGCCAAGGGCGCTGACCATCTCCAGATCATCCTTGTTTTCTGGCGTCACAATGAGAAGTGCCCCGTCATCTGTTGTGCGAGCAGAGACGGCCCAACGCGCCATTTTGTCCAGCTCGCTTGCATGCGCGGGAACCATCGCCTGAATGGCCCGTAGGGTTTTCCCCTCGCCTCGAATGGAGAACTCCACCCGATCAGACTGCATCACTTGTTCAGCTTCTGCCTCCAGCGTCAGTTCACTCATATCCACCAGATGCGCCCGCAAGGCAGATATATTGACCTTTGACCAGTCAGTCTGGGGATCATCTGACAGCAGCGCCACGATTTCCGCAATCGCGACAAAAGCCGACTGCCCACCTTCGCTCGGCAGGTTAGAGGCTGTGGCCCTAAGGTCGGCATGGTCGGCATGATCCTGGTGACTGTCCATGGATAATGCCAGTCCGCCCGTGACCAGCATCAAGGCACCTGCTGCGGCGATACCGATAAACTTCCAGCGCATGATGTATTCCTTTTGAAGAGGGGTTCATTATTTGTGTCAGCATAGAGCGGTTCGATTTGCCTCCATATGATTTCAATCATATGATGGAAGGATGTTACCCATCCCTTTCAACACGCTTCCTCAAATCGCCCTGAAGCCTAAAGCCCTGCAAAAGGGCGAATTATTGTTTCGCCAGTCGGACCCGCCTGAATTCCTCTATTTCCTGCGCTCCGGACACATTCAATTGCTGCGTCATACAGAAGCTGGAGACGGGCTGGTCATTCACAACGCCCATGCCGGTCAGACCTTTGCAGAAGCCTCTTTGTTTTCCAGCAACTACCATTGTGATGCTGTCGCCTGCGAGGCCAGTGAACTGATCGCAATGAGTAAAACGCAGATCCTCAAAACCATGCGGCAGAACTCCCTGTTTGCTTTCGCCCTCTCCGCCCGTTTTGCCGGAGAGATACAGGCCCATCGCCGCCGGCTGGAATTGCTTTCCATTAAAAATGCGCCACAGCGCGTTTATGCCGCCCTTGCAGATGGGCTGCTCACGGGCAGTGTGACGGCGATGGCGGCTGAAATCGGCCTCACCCATGAAGCCACCTATCGGGCCCTGTCTCAATTGACGAAAGAGGGCAGGCTGGTCAAAACCGGGCGCGGCAGATATCACGTGTCTTCAACGCAGATCTCAACCACAGGATAACACCATGACGGCCAAACGAATTCTCTTCACTGGCGGCTCCGGCAAGGCCGGCAAGCATGTCGTGCCCTATCTGCTGGATCAGGGCCACCAGGTGCTCAACGTCGATCTGAAACCGCTGGATCATCCCGGCGTTGATAATCTGATCGCCGACATCACCCAATCCGGCGAGATGTTCAACGCCATGACCTCCTATGCCAATTTTAGTGAATTGAAGCCGGGAACAGGTGTTCCAAAATTTGATGCGGTGGTTCATTTTGCAGCGGTTCCGCGCATTCTGATCAATCCTGATAATGAGACATTTCGCGTCAACACCATCGGCACCTACAACGTCATTGAAGCTGCCGTAAAACTCGGCATTCCCAAAATTGTCATCGCCTCATCAGAAACTACCTATGGCATCTGCTTTGCTGATGGCGAGGTTGATCTGGATTATCTGCCGGTGGATGAAGACTATACGGTCAATCCCATGGACAGTTATGGCCTGTCCAAAGTGGTCAATGAAGACACCGCCCGCGCCTTTCAACGCCGTTCCGGCTTCGACATATATGCCCTGCGCATCGGCAATGTGATTGAGCCCCATGAATATGATCGCTTCCCCGGCTTCTTTGAAAATCCGATCCAGCGTCGCCGCAATATTTTTTGCTATATTGATGCACGTGATCTGGGCCAGATTGTTGATCTTTGCCTTGCGAAAGACGGTCTTGGTTATCAGGTCTTCAATGCGGGCAACAACAACAATTCAGTTGATATTCCAAGCCCGGAAATCGCCAAACGTTTCTTCCCGAATGTGCCTTTGACCCATGAACTGGAAGATGAGGAAGCGCTTTATTCAAACCGCAAGATCCGGGACATGCTTGGCTTCAAGGAACAGCACAATTGGCGCAAATATGTCTGATGTCCCGCTCCACCGGCACCATCTGTGCAAAATGCAAGAATGATTCCATAGTGAGGTCATGACGCAAACAGCTAAATCCAGGCTCTTTGGCCTTTGGCTTGCACTGGCCGTACTTCTGTCAATAGCCATTGGCAGTGCCGGATTTTCGCTTGTGGAACGCAGTTTTCAAATCCGGTCCGCCGAGCAGGCTCAGGGCACTTTGCGCCTGACCGTGGCGGGCCTGCGCGGCGCATTGAACCGTTATGAGCCATTGCCGTCTCTGATCGCTGAAAAGCCATCTATCAAAGCGCTGCTTAGCGACACAACCAATCCGGATCTGGCGAGTTCGGTCAATCTGGAATTGAAACAGATCGCCGAAGATGTGGGGGCATCCGATATCTATGTCATTGACGCGAACGGCTACACTTGGGCTGCCAGCAATTTTGACCAGACCCACTCCTTTGTGGGCCTC is a genomic window containing:
- a CDS encoding ABC transporter ATP-binding protein is translated as MSDPSKPNLLEVEDLWVRFPTRSGVFDAVRGISFSLGKERLGIVGESGSGKSMTGRAILRLIRKPGRVEAKRIALEGQDLMSLSEKEMRAVRGYQISMIMQDPKFSLNPVLKVGKQIMEAYQVHTKGSAAEARQKTLDMLEAVAIRDPERVFNAYPHEMSGGMGQRVMIAMMMIPDPKILIADEPTSALDVSVQTQVLDIMDKLVRDRGMGLIFISHDLNLVASFCDRALIMYGGRVVEVCDADKLHEAKHPYTRGLLNSLPQLDKPREKLEVLKRDPAWRDEPSVSGML
- a CDS encoding ABC transporter ATP-binding protein; translated protein: MSGIILKNLDVWFGQGVNRVDAVKNANFAVPLGESFGLVGESGSGKSTILRAITGLAETWSGAITIDGKALGPTRDSEFYKTVQMVFQDPYASLHPRHTVDQVLSETLSLHGFDNVEERIEKLLLDVGLGPSFRFRYPHQLSGGQRQRLAIARALAPEPRILLLDEPTSALDVSVQAEILNLLTDLRARRGLTFLMVSHDLSVVSHMCSRMAVMQHGYIVEILSVEDMRAQNASHEYTQHLLASSLGFTPSEAAQ
- a CDS encoding FAD-binding oxidoreductase; the protein is MRKAEVLVLGAGIVGVSTALELQRRGIGTILIDVQQPGLGASFGNSGVIQREAVLPYAMPRNALTLISTIMGRNTAARLHWPSIPAMLPFLARYWWHSSKTRHHALANPYATLIERCMVTYERAMEGTDAKKLMSPDGILDGYRSRRAFEAARREADLMAERFNLPLTHLEGTEAIRQVLPHIAPEFCAVTQYYQSVIISDPHALLIKLFKKFKKLGGQFALADAMDLTRTQTGYSVPGKARPLEGTHVVNALGAHAALLSAKFGLKLPIGLKRGYHIHFEPDPDAPFTATLADQDYGYVLTPKAAGIRLTTGAEFASLTTPPSPVQVEQTEPIARKLHPLGRRLETTPWMGNRPCMPDMMPVIGQMPDQKNHWCAFGHGHQGLTLGPVTADIIADAIEGKSPKLNLEPFSPNRF
- a CDS encoding Crp/Fnr family transcriptional regulator is translated as MLPIPFNTLPQIALKPKALQKGELLFRQSDPPEFLYFLRSGHIQLLRHTEAGDGLVIHNAHAGQTFAEASLFSSNYHCDAVACEASELIAMSKTQILKTMRQNSLFAFALSARFAGEIQAHRRRLELLSIKNAPQRVYAALADGLLTGSVTAMAAEIGLTHEATYRALSQLTKEGRLVKTGRGRYHVSSTQISTTG
- a CDS encoding NAD(P)-dependent oxidoreductase gives rise to the protein MTAKRILFTGGSGKAGKHVVPYLLDQGHQVLNVDLKPLDHPGVDNLIADITQSGEMFNAMTSYANFSELKPGTGVPKFDAVVHFAAVPRILINPDNETFRVNTIGTYNVIEAAVKLGIPKIVIASSETTYGICFADGEVDLDYLPVDEDYTVNPMDSYGLSKVVNEDTARAFQRRSGFDIYALRIGNVIEPHEYDRFPGFFENPIQRRRNIFCYIDARDLGQIVDLCLAKDGLGYQVFNAGNNNNSVDIPSPEIAKRFFPNVPLTHELEDEEALYSNRKIRDMLGFKEQHNWRKYV